The bacterium DNA window GCCGGGCTTTCCGCGAGATAGTAGAACGCTGGGAAAAGCGCCTTTTCTACTACCTGCGTCGCCTCTGCGGACAGGAGCAGGAAAGCTGGGACCTTCTGCAGCAGACCTGGCTCAAGGCGCTGCGCGGCCTGGGCGGCCTGCGCGAGCCGCGAAAACTCAACGCCTGGCTCTACACCCTGGCCCGCCGCAGCGCCGCCGACCGGATTGCGGCCCTGGCAGCGGAGAACAGCCGCCGAGCCGATGAGGCCGTCTTAGACGAAATTGCGGATGACAGCCCGGGGCCGGAGGAGTTCGCGGATGCCGCCCTGGTGCACTGGGGCCTGGATAAGCTGGAGCTGCCCCAGCGCGAGATACTGACCCTCTTTTTCCTGGAGGATTTCTCCCTGGCCGAGGTGGCGGAGATACTGGAGCTGCCGCTCGGTACTGTGAAAAGCCGTCTGCACCGCGCCCGGAGCGCCCTGCGGGAAGTGCTGTCCCGTGAAGGGGGGCTGCGATGAGCCGGGAGAGAAT harbors:
- a CDS encoding sigma-70 family RNA polymerase sigma factor is translated as MTEPNTQPPRPAGPEREEILAELLVLRFRRGDSRAFREIVERWEKRLFYYLRRLCGQEQESWDLLQQTWLKALRGLGGLREPRKLNAWLYTLARRSAADRIAALAAENSRRADEAVLDEIADDSPGPEEFADAALVHWGLDKLELPQREILTLFFLEDFSLAEVAEILELPLGTVKSRLHRARSALREVLSREGGLR